The Pseudofrankia sp. DC12 region GCGCAGAGATCAGCGCCACCGAGGAACTGCGCCGGATCGGCGGGTTCGTCGCCCGGGTGCGCGCCGCCCACCCGGGCGTGGTGATCAGCGTCGACACCTACCGGGCCGAGGTGGGCCGCGTCGTCGTCACCGAGGGGGCCGACCTGCTCAACGACGCCTGGGGCGGCGTCGAGCCGGAGCTGGCCGAGGTGGCGGCCGCGGGGGGCGTCGGCCTGGTCTGCACGCACGCCGGGCACCTGCCGCCGCGCACCCGGCCGCACCGGATGGCCTACCCGGATGTCCTGGCCGACATCGTCGCGACCACCTGCGGGCTCGCCGAGCGGGCCGTCTCACTCGGGGTGCGCCCGGACGCGGTGTTGATCGACCCGGGACACGACTTCGGCAAGAACAGCCGCCACTCGCTGGAGGCGACCCGGCGGACGGACGAGCTGGTGGCCACCGGCTGGCCGGTGCTGATGGCCATGTCCAACAAGGACTTCGTCGGCGAGGCCCTCGACACACCCGTCGAGGAGCGCCTGGAGGGCACGCTGGCGGCTACCGCGGTCAGTGCCTGGCTCGGCGCCCGGATCTTCCGCGCCCACCAGGTCGCGGCTACCTGCCGGGCCCTGCGGATGGTCGCGGCGATCCGCGGCGACGCCGACCTGGCCGTGGCGCGCCGCGGGCTCGCGTAAGCCTCGGCTCAGTCGATCGGGGGTGCCGAAGCCTCGATCGCCTCGCCGACGGTGGGACTCGCGGCCGGGCCGACGCCGGCGGCCGCTTCGAGGAAGTCCAGCGCCTCGGTGGGCGTGGTCGACCAGCGCAGCAGCGCACGGGCCTCGGGACGCACGAAGCCCCGGTCGACCAGGCCGTCGACGAGCGTGTGCAGGTGGGCGAAGACGCCGTCCGGGTCGAGGACGACGATCGGCTTGGCGTGCATGCCCAGCATGGCCGCCACCCAGATCTCGAACAGCTCCTCGAGGGTGCCGAGGCCGCCGGGCAGCGCCAGGAACGCGTCCGCCCGCTCGTCCATGATCGCCTTACGTTCCCGCATGGTCTCGGTCACGATCAGCTCGTCGGCGTCGGTGTCGCTGACCTCCAGGTCGAGCAGCTTGCGCGGGATCACCCCGAGGGTGCTCGCCCCGCCGGCCCGCGCCGACCGGGCGACCGCGCCCATGCAGGAGATCGATCCGCCACCGGAGACGAGCGAGTGGCCACGCGCCGCGAGCTCCGTGCCGACCTGGCCGGCGAGCAGGACGTACCCCGGGTCGATCCGCTCCGACGACGAACAGTAGACGCAGATCCTCATGAACCCGGCTTTCTACCGGCCCCGCGGCTGGGGCGGCGCGCTGGAGGCGATGCCGTCCACAACCAGCCGGACGGCCTCGTCGACGTCGTCGGTGAGCGCGAACAGGTCGAGGTCGGTGTCCTTCATCCGGGCGGTACCGACGACGGTGCCGCGCAGCCAGTCGAGCAGGCCGCGCCAGTAGTCGGTGCCCAGCAGCACGACCGGGAACTTGCGGACCTTGCCGGTCTGCACCAGGGTCAGCGCCTCGAACAGCTCGTCGAGGGTGCCGAGCCCACCCGGCAGGATCACGAACGCCTCGGCGTACTTCACGAACATGGTCTTACGGACGAAGAAGTACCGGAAGCTGACGCCGAGGTCGACCCAGTCGTTGAGCTTCTGCTCGAACGGCAGCTCGATGCCGAGGCCGACCGAGAGCCCGCCGGCCTCGAGCGCGCCGCGGTTGGCCGCCTCCATCGCGCCCGGCCCACCGCCGGTGATCACAGCGAAGCCCGCCTCGACGAGCGCGGCGCCGAGCCGGCGGCCGACCTCGTAGTCCGGGTGGTCGCGCGGCACCCGGGCCGAGCCGAAGACCGTCACCGCGCGTGGCAGGTCGGCGAGCAGGTCGAAGCCCTCGACGAACTCGCTCTGGATCCGCAGCACCCGCCAGGGGTCCGCGTGGGTGAAGTCCCCCGAGCCATGGTTGGCCAGCAGCCGCTCGTCGGCGGTGGAGTGCCGGATCTGGGCGCGACGGGCCAGCTGCGGGCCGCGTCGCTGCTCCGGCGGCGGGGTCGGGAACACGCCCGGCTCGTACCGGCGCGGGCCGTCGTTCGGCGGCACCGGAGCCCCCAGGGCCGTGGTCTCGTCGAGCACGGCAGCCGCCTCGGCCGCTGCGAGCGCGAGGCTGTCGGCCGGCGTCGGGTCCGGTTCACCAGGCTTGATGGGTGTCACCTCGGCACCATAGGCCACCCGGACGCCCGGCTGGACCGCCGGCCAGGCCGGGCGATGGCCACTGCCGACCATCCGGCGCCGGCAGGATCCGCGTGGTGACCACGGCCGGCGCCGAG contains the following coding sequences:
- a CDS encoding TIGR00730 family Rossman fold protein, which gives rise to MTPIKPGEPDPTPADSLALAAAEAAAVLDETTALGAPVPPNDGPRRYEPGVFPTPPPEQRRGPQLARRAQIRHSTADERLLANHGSGDFTHADPWRVLRIQSEFVEGFDLLADLPRAVTVFGSARVPRDHPDYEVGRRLGAALVEAGFAVITGGGPGAMEAANRGALEAGGLSVGLGIELPFEQKLNDWVDLGVSFRYFFVRKTMFVKYAEAFVILPGGLGTLDELFEALTLVQTGKVRKFPVVLLGTDYWRGLLDWLRGTVVGTARMKDTDLDLFALTDDVDEAVRLVVDGIASSAPPQPRGR
- the folP gene encoding dihydropteroate synthase, with translation MAIVNRTPDSFFDKGATYGEAEALAAVERAIAEGAGIIDIGGVKAAPGAEISATEELRRIGGFVARVRAAHPGVVISVDTYRAEVGRVVVTEGADLLNDAWGGVEPELAEVAAAGGVGLVCTHAGHLPPRTRPHRMAYPDVLADIVATTCGLAERAVSLGVRPDAVLIDPGHDFGKNSRHSLEATRRTDELVATGWPVLMAMSNKDFVGEALDTPVEERLEGTLAATAVSAWLGARIFRAHQVAATCRALRMVAAIRGDADLAVARRGLA
- a CDS encoding TIGR00730 family Rossman fold protein; the protein is MRICVYCSSSERIDPGYVLLAGQVGTELAARGHSLVSGGGSISCMGAVARSARAGGASTLGVIPRKLLDLEVSDTDADELIVTETMRERKAIMDERADAFLALPGGLGTLEELFEIWVAAMLGMHAKPIVVLDPDGVFAHLHTLVDGLVDRGFVRPEARALLRWSTTPTEALDFLEAAAGVGPAASPTVGEAIEASAPPID